The window CAATTCTGAGTttcgcacacacacacagagcgcGGGACAAAAAGCGTGAAGGTAACGGTTTCCGTATCTGTGGGAATGTTTACTTTTAACACTGGACCAAGCCTCCGCGCGTGGCGCCGCGACACACGAAACTTTCGCGAATTCGGAGGACGCTCCATTCTCAACTTCGAGCAAGCGGCGAAGTTGTGCGCGTTTCACGGGACCCAGAGGAAGCGGCGTGAACAGAGGATTGTTCGCTGCACGTGATTTCGAACCGCGGACTCTCTGGAACCGCTCCACACTTGTTTTAGGATTGTGGCGCCGTGTGCGCACTGCTCGCAGCGGGCGTTAGCGACAAAGTCTCCCACAGATCTCGAGTCGAAACGGCCAAAATGCGTTCATGTACGCCTGAGCTCAGGCGGCGTGATGCAGAGGCATCCATACACCGGCTAGACACCGAACCGGCGTTCGAAAAACGCAGCCAGTCGGCAGACGCGTGGCAGCTGAAATTTGAAAGAACCTTCAAGAAGGCTTTAACTGCGAATaggtttcttccttttcctctgatCGTCGCTGCGAAACCATCTCCTgacgtgcatatatatatatatatatatatatatatatatacgtgtaacGAGAACAAAGTGGAGGGCGGAGCGATACAGCTAGACGGTGGTTCGAAAAAACGTTTgcgtgttttccttctctttggtCCGGCTCCGGACCTCTTGCAGGAGTCGATTGCCTGCTGCTAAATctgggagagaaaaaggaacggaagggagaaaaacggagaaggggagagggaagggaaatgggaagagaagaagagaaaaggaaagagaagaagggaaaaggaaagagaagaaggggaaaaggggaaagaagaagggaaaagaagagagaagagcaaagggggagagaaggttTCTGGAGAAATTCCTGGACGCCGAGTTGAATAGACCGAATCCTTGCAGCTCGGCGAACGGGGAACTCCCGCGACGAAGGGACGGCAAAACCGAACTCATGCCTTTCCACGAGACAACTCCAGTTCTATGAGATGCAGACAACCGAGTTCGTTATGActgctgtacaccaccaccCCACCGGACCCCGAAAGGCTCTGGACAATCGAAGGGAAAGTATGCACACGAAAACAAACCGAAGACTGCCAAATCAAAAGAGAACACAGACCGGATTGACATCACACAGACACAAAAAAAGCCGCAGTGGCTGCATTGGTAAATACGCGGCCAAGAAAATCCCAGAATGTTCCCTCacgagaaaaggacacacCACCGCGCGAGAGCCCGTCTTTTCGTCGCGGATTCCCTCTCCACAGCACCACAGAAAAAGTGACCCTGAATGTGTTTCCGCCCTCCCGCTAGCGACGCAGCACaaggacacacacagctCTGCGCCCACGTATATTCGGCAGATTTCgtttgcgcatgcagtcgcgaTCGACACGCATGCGAACGCAATGTGAGCGAGTTCAGAAGGTCAGAGTTCTCAAAAacgtgtcttcttctctgtacACTCCGGGGGAACGGGGACGTTTCCCCTCGACTTCCCTCCAGTCCCTCTCGCGCCAACTCTCCACGCGCTTCAAAATCCCATTTGTCTGCGCTTTTTGCCtgcgctctttcttcccaaccacttgtctctcttcccacaAGCACAtgccgcgcctgcgcagtTCCTCCTAGACgagacgtgcatgcacgtggcGTGCACGCAGATTCTGGCGAGAGGATTCGACTTCGAGGGCGCGACACTCCCGCACGGTCGCCCGCAGCTTCACTTAAAAATCGGCGTCGAGCACGAATTTCTGCTGCTCTTTGTCGGCCATGACGCCCGCCTTCTGGTACTCGCCCACGCGCTTTTCGAAGAAGTTTGTCTTTCCTTGGAGGGAAATCAGTTCCATCCAGTCGAACGGATTCGTGGCGAAGAAGATCTTTGGAACGCCCAAAGAAGTCAGCAAGCGGTCGGCGACGAACTCAATGTACTGCGCCATCGAgcctgaggaagcgaggccgCGCGACAAGACACCGAGATCGAGAAACGAGGCtcgaaagagacgcgaaacacaCGTACCAAGAAGGCCGCTCGAGACACAGCCGCACGCACACGCTGCACTGACCTGCGGATCCTGCCGAAGACACCGGCGCACAATCGCAGCGACAGCACCCGGGGCcacgaaagcgaagaaaaggcccccagaggaaaaagagataGAGGcaacaaaagagagacacggcatacgtgtttcgcgtttttcctcctccctcACACACCGGCTGCGGTCTTGATGCCGCCGCCTCAGCCCTGCAGGCGACGGGGGGCTGGGGGGGGATCGCAGCCTTCTCTCGACTCACGGTTGTTCATTCCAATGAGATCAACGGGAAGCGCCTCGCAGATGAAGGCTCGCTCGACGGTGACCGCTTCTCGGACCATGTCCTGCACGACTTTGTCCGGGAGTTTGTTTTTCAGCTGCGAgtagaggagacaggcgaagtCCGCGTGGAGCCCTTCGTCGCGGGAAATCAACTCGTTGGAGAAGGTGAGCCCCGGCATCAATCCACGCTTCTTCAGCCAGAAAATCGAGCAGAAACTGCCACTGAAAAGAATGCCTTCCACGCACGCAAACCCCACCTGCAAACAAAGAAATCGCGCAAAAAATTCGAGTTCCAGAATTCTCAAAGGCCTGTGCCCAGCACACAGACGTCCCGGTCGGTCGAAAAACACCTTGGCTCTCCTCCCCTGTCTGTCTGCCCATCGCCATCTACACGGTTGGGAAATCTACACTCATACATTCGTCTCTTTCACGAGATAAAtaaatgtgtgtgtatacatatatgtatatgtgtatataggTTAAAAGGCGCTTTCAAAtggagatgcatgcagggcGCTGAGACCCCGGATTTTTGAGTCAGAACGCGACATTGTCTTACGAGGCGCTCCGCGAAGCAGTTTCTGTTGTTGATCCACATGGCCGCCCATGCCGCCTTCACAGCCACGGCCTTCACGTTGTGGACGGCGTCGAAGAGCTCcattttttccttctcgtcgcgaATGTATTGATCGATCAGGagactgcgcatgcacagagaaagCCGCTTTAAACATGCAGCGAAAAAACCGCTCTGATCCACGGGAGTCTCTCGCCACGGATTCCTggcgagcggcaggcgcctcCAGAGACCAGCGACGTGTTTCCGTAGCAAGCAACGGTCGCGCGCTTCCTATGAGGCCTGTCGATGTTCGCACACTCGCTCTTTGGCCGAAACAGGGACACGCATGAACCTCCACACACGTTTCTAACAGAACCTGTCTGCAGAAATCCCTCTCGTCAattcgagagagacgcccaggGTATTATCCTGCGACTTGCCAGTGTATACACCCCACCTAGCAACCTCGCGGCCTCGAAGCAAAAATGGCAACGTACGAGCAAGAAAAAAGCTCCGGGAAGCACTGAAAAACCTCGATTCCCTCCGGCGTCTTTCGTCGCCCCTTTCCTCCGGGCCGTGCTCACCTGTAAGTCTCCGAGTGGATGTTCTCCATGGCAATTTGGAATCCGTAGAACGCGCGTGCTTCGGGGATCTGGATTTCCGACAAGAACTTCTCCGCCAAATTCTCCAGGACAATTCCATCGCTGAAGGAAGACTCCACGCAACAACACATCTGAGTCTGGGAACGCgccgggaagaaagcgaagaacaTGCCCTGAACCGTAGAAACAGTCTCCTTCAGCCTGAAcccggtgcatgcgcagtgCCGATCTGCACATGCAAAGTTATACACTATatatagtatatatatagtatatatatatatatactatatatatatatatatagtggATGGAGTTGAGCCTATGGATATGCAGCATTCGGTGTACTGGTGAGTCTCTGCGCAGTTGGTAGATCGGTTGCCCCACAACGCGTGGCGAATCGGAGCCCCTGCCGAGAATGCACACTGTCTCTGTCGGATTCGACGCGTCGGAGCTAGAGAGAACCCTAGGGCACAGGATCCTCCAGGAGGGGACAGCTTTTTCCGGGGAGTATATACTACGAGTTGGACATTCAAGCTCTAAACCAGCagtccaactcgtagtatatactccccagaaaaacgGAGTTTCTGCGACCGAttgagaggcggcgcgcgaagcGTCTCTACTCTGTGCGAAGGCGAAGTACCTGGCtgcaaagaaggcgagaacgtaTTTGATAAAGTGCTTCTCGTTAGAGTTCAGAGACTCCCAGTGCGTCATATCTTGAGCAAGATCAATCTCCTCAGCAGTCCAGAAAGACGCCTCCTGCTTCTTGTACATCTCCCAGATGGCGTGGTGTTGAATCGGCAAAATAACCTGACaccacgcacacacacgcgcgcgaaCGACAGAACGCGTCCAGCCACGAAGATCTATGGGAAACTATCGTAAACTCCGCGACAAGAAAGGCCACAAGCAACGCCGCACACGAGTCGGTCAACATCTCTCTCCATTGCGAATTCCCTAACGGTCGAGCCCCAGAGACTCCACACGTCATCTCTTTTTGCAGTGAAACCACAACCTGGCCTAGGTTCTCTTCCGAACCAGCTTCACAGACGTGTATCCTAAGAAACGAGTACACTTCTACAGCGCAACGAAAAGAGCCGTGCGGTGTTGCTTTCCTTACCCATCGGCGGGGATTGGCGATGAGGAGGGGTTCCTCGGActccttctccttcatctGCTGACTGAGAAGTTTCTGCTCGGGAGTCCGGTACTTTTCCACTATCGTGGAGAGTTTCTTCGGGtctgtcgccgcctcgagaACCTCGGGGCTTGTTAACCACGCCGTCGACGGAGAGGCATCCTTGGCCGACGAGGCTAGCCGGGTACCAGCGACGTTGTTAAGCAGACACGGAGAGGGCGTCGTAGGCGCCATGGCGCTTAGAGAAGTGTTTTAAGGGGAGACACGAGggcagaaaacaaaaggcAAAAGACACTGTCGCGAGCGGCGCGTACACCGGGACGCGGAACGGCGTAGagctggcgagaagaaagaatgGGAAGACAGCCAAAGATcgcgggagacgagcagcGAGAACAAAAGGACAAAAAAAgggggggagaaaggagcgaaaaaagacgagtGTCGCAGGAGGCCGTGGAAGGGGTTGACGACGTCGCCTTGTTTTTGGCAGAGAGTTTCGAGAGAATGGAAATCGCTGGTTTGCGGTgacgcgagaacgcgaggttTCCGTGCCTCCCGCACAGAGGAGGGTGATTCTTGCGCAGCGTGGGGATGTCCGTGAAGAGtcaaaaaaagaagagcgtTTGAAGATTATTCGCCTCGCGGAGGACAGAACTGACAACCTGTACTTTTGCCggtgcgagagagacaagacgcgcTGGAGACACACGGGGGTTGGAACCACGCGGCTACGGCAAGaagggagggggggggatgTGGCAAAAGCTGCTGAGTTTTCCAAGGCGCACAGAGTGGAATCGTCGCAAGTTCCGCGTGCCTGAAACCGTGTGGAGCGAAGCAAAAACAGTCTGAACCACTTGGccaaagaaaaaagcggTTTTCATCGTCACGAGTGGGGCTACCAGCGGAATTTAACCGACCGCGACAACCCACCAGGAAAAGACCGCGCGCGTGGAGACGCCCCGTGTGgcatgcgtgcgtgtgtgtgcagtCTGGAGGTTCGGGAAAAAGCGACGTCGCGAATTCCTGTCCCACATTTTAAGTACCGACAGCCGCGGCAAATCTTTTAAGAGTCTAAAAGAAAACCCTTCGGAGAAAATCTCGCGGGATTGTCCGTGGAATCGCCCCGTTCCAGGTGACGAGGTTGAACCGACCCCACCAAACCACACTCGATTGAGAATTGCTGCGAGCTCTTCGAAACTGACACGCCAGAAAACACTTTTCACGCGAAAAGGTTGAATGGGCCGTTCAACATTTCTTACGAGAGTTGAAGTAGACACCAgcaggtatatatatacatacaagAGGTATAGCCAAACACAGAACAATAACCTGCAGTTTCTCCGGTGTACAGTTCGGCTGCCTGTGGATGTGGCGTTACAAGccaagcagaaaaaaaacgcattGGAGCGATACCCGTTTCGTGCTCTTGGCAAGCCGCCTCGggtcgaggcgagaggccttttttttcgcagaTCGACCCAAGAAACCACCTTGGAGGCTCTCAAAAACCAGCAAGGAATGTCTCTGCTTTGGACACATCCGTAATACTACAGCCCATTAAACGCCTTGTGTCAAGAGCCCGTCGCAAGACGCTTTTTGACTCGCTTTTTTCGTAGTTTGTTTTAAATTCTTTGCCGCAAAGCGACATTTTCGGGTTAACTTCTCGCGTGGCCGAACCGGTCTTTTGTCgagcaaacacacacacagaatGAAAAGAGTCCCCGGTCGTTTGCTTCCTTAGATTATTGAGACCGCCAGGCACGCGCTAGAGGAACGTAACAGCCTCCAGAGAAGACCGGGTATATTCTGTTCTCATTCCCCGTAAACACTATCAACGAAAGGCGGGTATAGCATCTATCTGTGGAGGGTGAAGGCGTCGCGGCAACAGCTTTTCAAGTGAAAAACGCGTATCCTTTACGTGAGCAAAGatgaggaaaaacgaggggaAACCGGGCAGCGAAGACACACGGAGAAACCGTGCCGAGAGGTAAGAGCAAAGCAAAAGAAGAACCcgaacgagggagaactAATCGACGGAGAGTGCATGGCTCGGGTGGGGTCGaatcgagaaaaaggggaaccAGTGCAGTCTGAGACTCTTGTGTTTTTGGAGAAAATCGGAATCATGAAAAGTACCTCATCCGCGAACGCCTTGAAAAGAACCCGAAGCCGAACATGTCGCCGTCTTTcatgcgtttcctcttgATTGGAACCGTAAACTTCATTCTCGCCTCCGTATTCTTTCCAGGAAACAGAGTGTGTCACGGGTTGTTTTAGACTTCCGTTCCTACCTTATTGCAGCTGCGACTGAAGAAAAATgtgccttccccttctctctgctgttcaAATGTCCCCGTTGCTTGGACAAACACCTGAAACAAACTCGCGTACTAAAGATCCCCGCAAGTgcgccgcgttttctcccagaagcgcgtttccgtctcgcgttctcggcCCTCGCTTCGTGAAAACTCCGTCATCTCCTCTCCGATGTGCACACATCGGACGTGCTGCCTAGGCGAGCCTCTGTTCGCCTCTGTTCCTTTCCGAGAtgcgtcgcttctcctgcCGTCTCCTCAGGGATGACGTAAATACCAGCAAACCAGCAGCTTTTTGGGCGGTGGGACTTCAAACACCACATAACAGGCTAGACCACACCATACCATTCAGGCACGATATGACGTGGTGTTACGAACCGCTTGACTGGTTCAAAACCCCTCCACCGCGACAGCCGATTTTAAAACATACTCCCCACGTATTCACACTTGGCGAATTTCTCAGCTAGGCGAGGCCACTGAACCAGGAAACGGTCGGCGAAGGGAtagaggagacagccggagagagacagcgactcGACGCGGCACACACTCTCGACGTAGACGAGGCTGAAGCGCCTGCCTACGAAGAGCTGCAAACAGATAAAACAAACAGACAAAAAGCCCAGAAACGCCTCCAggctggggggggggggggggggggggggcaaccaggagaaaaaaggcgccTGTGTCGGAGACGGTTccagctgcatgcggagcTCAAGAAAAAAAGTCGAGAAGAACAAGCAGCGAGACACCACCAGAACGGCCGAAACGCTGCGCTCCCTCAACTGCTGGACCGCCTACAAATGATAGCCACGTTTCAAAACGAAATGTGTATTCATACCTCGACCTAGAAACGTGTATCCATACACCTAACTTTGAGCACGAGCCTCTAGAGAACTGCCGCAAGTGCCCCAGCTACGATGAAGCCACGTAACttatattatatatatgtgtatgtgtacaAGTGAATGCTCCCGCAATTCGAAGGCATGAATGGCTCTTTGCGAAGCTCGAAAACGCAGCCGTTTTATGGTGTGTCGAGTTTCCAgcggcgaaaacgaaaatGAAGAGTGACGCAGCGTCGTCACGTACCTCGCGCAGCAAAGCAGCCACCGCGACGGGAACGCACGTCCCAGGTCCGTTCACGAGCACCTGCAGGCGCATGCGGTTGGACAAGGCCAGCGAACGCACAATCACAAAGAGAACCgctccagagaagaaaacatcGAACGCCAAGACACATCCCACAAAAAGCCGGTGGAGACCGCGAGAacacgaaggcgcgaggaagccCCAAATCCGAACGGGATACaacgcaagagagagagacggttGGGAGTCGAAGAAGGTCGAAGAGAATGTTCCAAATccgaacgggagagaaggcacatCCGGCAGTTAATTTTGCCGAGCCCTTCCTCACCAGGTCTGGGTTTAGTCTCCacacgagacggagacagaaaagaagagcctgcacagaagagaagaaggacgagaccCAAGCCTGGCCGACTTCCCGGCTTCTCGGAATTcgcgaaaagcggaaaccACGCCGTCTCATCAGCCTCCTCAAGTCGTGCTCCGCGGGATCTCCGTGCACTGCATCTTCCGCCGCGGTGTCGTCGCGTTCGAACTTCTCGTCTGGCCGCTGTGCGTcctggaaaaggaaagaccgAACGACCAAGGAAATGAGGTGAGCGCTGCCTGTTCGCCTAGGCCTGTTTCTaacgcgttttcgtctgtcCTGCCGGGACAGCACACAacgcgccttttcctcccaGCGCACGCTCTCACCCCCGCCACACGAACGTCTTGCCCGTCCTCTTTGCTCCTCCTTCCCTTTGTCCGGGGAGCGTGGGCTTCTCCAGAACTTCGCTGCGCCGCGCCGTGTCGCGGTTTCCTCACGGCTGTCCCTCGCTTGTCTCCAAAACTCCACCGCagtccccttcttctttgcaGACGCCAAGACACattccgcttctctgttgTCCTCCTCTGGTTGCTCGGCGCTGTGCcgtcccttctgtctctccgtcgcctgcctgcgtctccttgtcAACCAGCCGCAGGGAGGTTTCCCGTCCCTCGCTAACCTCCCCTGCCCTGTGCGCTCGCGCATTCGCGCGGCGCTActtcttctttccggcaTTTCCgttgttttctctgctttctgaGTCTAACTGTGACTTCAGACCCTGTCGCGGGCTTCTGGATTCACCTGAAAAGGCGGCCAGGAGGCACAAGCGAGTTGCCGCAGGCTGGTGGCGTCGGAGTcagcgaggaggaagtgcaggcggaaaaagcgaggatTGAAACTCTGGACCAGCCGCAGCATCTCTCCGGTGTGACCGCCTGggggggcgagagcgagacgcgcggcgtGTTGAGCAGGGGACAGAGACGGTttgcgagaagaagaaacactcAAACGTCGCAAAAGCTCCCACAACACCCTGGGTGGGGTGGTCGGAACTTCGCCtctcgagagaggcgcaaaacACGGGAGcaacgaggaaaagacgcaaccgtggagggaagggaaaactTCAACGGGCGCACCACTGCAGGGCTAAAACACGCGAACGGACAACACTCAACCACAGATGTACACTGCGCCTCCGTACCGATACATATATCTGCAGATACAGGTGGGTCAGATGTGTGTAACACTGAAAAAGTACAACATGTATAAACGACCTGTGTGGGCGAGAGCCTCCTGGACACACTGCCTGGGGTCTGTATCCGCAGTCGAGTTGAGTGAAAATCATGAGAAAACgtgaacagaagagacggaactCTCTTCTCAGCTTCGGGTTCTCACCTGAGCCGAGAACGACAACTGTCGTCAGAGGCGcatttgtctttttcttctgtgtgttttcttctgtgtctcgcctgGAAatccgctcttctcgccaccctctccctcgtttgcCTCCTCGCGGTCTCAGGGATACGCGCCTGCTTGCCCATATcgcgagacggcagaggaagagcaggaaggcCGCCAGGAAGCAGGCTGAAGGCGAGGtgaacgaagagacagacgcgtctccgtctcctgcggTACCGGTCCCGGGTCTCGGGGGCCGAGCAGGGACggagggaagacggggaacgacggaggcaggggaagaaaggaaggacgggaaagagacaaggaacACAAGGGAGAccagaaggagaaaaaccaagagagaaaaaagaggaggaagagaggagaacagagacagcctgcggaggacgagagaagagacacgcatGGCGACTCGCGTCGACCCTccagctgtcttctctctccgatCTCTTTAGGTTTTCCTCCGcccctccctctttctctccccgtccctctctccaggCGCTGCTTCTCGCAGGTCTTCGACGGAACTGCAAAACTTCGAGGAGTAGCagctgcggagacgaaagcgagaggatcCCGAGTCGAAAAGgcgcggggaaaacgcgaggcttGGCTGTGTGTCGTGCAGGTGGAGGTTCCGAGTCGAGGGCGGCGTCGGAAGTCTCGCGTTTTATCGGCGGAaccccgcgtttcctcccaAGAAAATGGAGCGAAACCCGTTCGCGAATCCGTGTGTCTTGATCAAGACAACTCCCTCGCAACGGCGCACGCCGACGCACTGGGGAAActgggtgcatgcagaatCTCGTCCTGCGTCGGCGGCCTGGTAGATGTAGGATTTTCTCGGCCAGATGTCTGCATGTGTCGCGAGCTTCCAGGCCGCGAGAattcgcgcatgcatcttGCACACCTGCAAGCCTCCCTCCTGAATCCTCGAAATCCCTGCAAAGACCTCgaaagacggaggaaggcgtATGTCCGTGGCCCCAAATCgacgtctttctctgcatttgCAGCCTTTACGGCGGCGCTGGAAGTGGAGAGGCAGTGCGTTCGGCTCTTTGTTGCGCCTTCGACGGTTTTTAGAGCGTTTAGGGTCAAGGCAGTCTTTgatcttttctcctctttcacCTCCCAGAACCCGCGAGACCGTGGCGCGCTGAGGCACTccgcgctgtgtctccggaCGTTTTTCTTGgacacaagaaagagaaagagaaagagaaagcaaacaaGCGAGGGACACGgcaagagcggaagagagcggggcaggaagagagcggggcaggaagagagcggggcgggaagagagcggggcGGGAAGAGCGCAGGAGGGAGTCTTGACGCAGGGAGGCGTGGCCTCTGAGGCGAGGAAGATTCTGCACACGGAGAGAGTTGAGAACAAACGGGGTCAGGAGACAGGTGAGACGCGGGCCTTCGTCCTCCGGCCCTGTCCTGGAGactctgtcgcctttctcttttcgttctctccgggGCGTTTCTGGAGC is drawn from Neospora caninum Liverpool complete genome, chromosome X and contains these coding sequences:
- a CDS encoding Glycosyltransferase family protein, related; protein product: MLRLVQSFNPRFFRLHFLLADSDATSLRQLACASWPPFQDAQRPDEKFERDDTAAEDAVHGDPAEHDLRRLMRRRGFRFSRIPRSREVGQAWVSSFFSSVQALLFCLRLVWRLNPDLVLVNGPGTCVPVAVAALLRELFVGRRFSLVYVESVCRVESLSLSGCLLYPFADRFLVQWPRLAEKFAKCEYVGSMF